Proteins co-encoded in one Luteolibacter rhizosphaerae genomic window:
- a CDS encoding ABC transporter substrate-binding protein produces MTLRGTLLLTASVWIGAISAMHYQMNMEKFTWGEEKEDKLRIGFLPVTCHLTCPVTNFINKEIEGDGIFEPLKFSGWPELKESFLSGHTKATFILAPMAIALREQGVPIKIVYLGHRDGTALMVQKDSNIRSIADLRGKVVAVPNRYSNQRLLIFRALNNAGMTIDDIKLLEMPPPDMPTALATKSVDAVTSGEPFMGQCELDGYGRVLYLTKDIWPNFISCVLAVHEDEIRDHPDRVQKLVDGIANSGMWLEDGMDKRMAAAQFVSKRYYNQHPRLLEFVLSKPPDRVRYGNLGVQKENFEEIAALGKQSGILQGTVKFEDYVDTRFSDAAETRKKAYEYTAEQALKDLDEP; encoded by the coding sequence ATGACCCTACGCGGCACGCTGCTTCTAACCGCCTCCGTCTGGATCGGTGCGATTTCCGCGATGCACTACCAAATGAACATGGAGAAGTTCACTTGGGGTGAGGAAAAGGAAGACAAGCTCAGGATTGGATTTCTCCCGGTCACCTGTCACCTGACCTGCCCGGTTACCAATTTCATTAACAAGGAAATCGAGGGCGACGGCATTTTCGAGCCGCTGAAATTCAGCGGTTGGCCGGAACTCAAGGAGTCCTTCCTTTCCGGCCATACCAAGGCCACCTTCATTTTGGCACCGATGGCGATCGCGCTGCGCGAGCAGGGAGTGCCGATCAAGATCGTCTACTTGGGACACCGCGACGGCACCGCTCTGATGGTGCAGAAGGACTCGAACATCCGCAGCATCGCCGACCTGCGTGGCAAGGTGGTCGCAGTGCCAAACCGCTACTCCAACCAGCGTCTCCTCATCTTCCGCGCTCTCAACAATGCGGGAATGACCATCGACGACATCAAACTGCTGGAAATGCCCCCGCCCGACATGCCCACCGCGCTGGCCACCAAGTCGGTAGATGCGGTGACGAGCGGGGAGCCTTTCATGGGCCAGTGCGAGTTGGACGGCTACGGCCGTGTCCTTTACCTGACCAAAGACATCTGGCCGAACTTCATCTCCTGCGTTCTTGCCGTTCATGAGGACGAGATCCGCGACCATCCGGACCGGGTCCAGAAGCTGGTGGATGGAATCGCGAACAGCGGCATGTGGCTGGAGGACGGCATGGACAAGCGCATGGCGGCCGCGCAGTTCGTATCGAAGCGTTACTACAACCAACACCCCCGCCTGCTGGAGTTCGTGCTGAGCAAGCCGCCGGATCGGGTGAGATACGGCAACCTTGGAGTGCAGAAAGAAAACTTCGAAGAAATCGCGGCCCTTGGAAAGCAGTCCGGCATCCTGCAAGGCACCGTGAAGTTTGAAGACTACGTGGACACCCGCTTCAGCGATGCGGCGGAAACGAGGAAGAAGGCCTACGAATATACCGCGGAACAGGCATTGAAGGATTTGGACGAACCATGA
- a CDS encoding helix-turn-helix transcriptional regulator, with translation MPRLSKDQHNHLTVTLDRWLKTNFRDSLDLQALAKEIGITRFLLCRLYRERSGKTIRLKQREIRVNHAAKLLSKGERKISDVAREVGYASLSHFTKAFQEEKGRLPSAWRSHPRIIAIPDTAGGLPAPGLTFVREISEVPAELTGGSGQWEQGENDTAPPRSSGTSRRSRGRWKAGNAFVD, from the coding sequence ATGCCCCGTCTCTCGAAAGATCAGCATAATCATTTGACCGTTACCTTGGACCGCTGGTTGAAGACCAACTTCCGGGATTCCCTCGATCTCCAGGCCTTGGCGAAGGAGATCGGGATCACGCGGTTCCTGCTATGCCGTCTCTACCGGGAGCGCTCGGGCAAGACCATCCGTCTCAAGCAACGGGAGATCCGAGTCAACCATGCAGCCAAGCTCCTGTCGAAGGGTGAACGGAAGATCAGCGATGTCGCCCGGGAGGTGGGCTATGCGAGCCTGAGCCACTTCACCAAAGCCTTTCAGGAGGAAAAGGGACGGCTGCCAAGCGCTTGGAGAAGCCATCCCCGGATCATCGCAATCCCCGACACCGCGGGCGGCTTGCCCGCACCGGGGCTGACCTTCGTGAGAGAGATCAGCGAAGTGCCTGCCGAGTTGACGGGTGGGTCCGGGCAGTGGGAGCAGGGTGAGAACGATACCGCACCGCCTCGCAGCTCCGGAACATCCCGCCGCAGCCGCGGGCGATGGAAAGCGGGAAATGCATTTGTCGATTGA